The following proteins are co-located in the Silene latifolia isolate original U9 population chromosome 1, ASM4854445v1, whole genome shotgun sequence genome:
- the LOC141592596 gene encoding putative nucleoredoxin 2, protein MELTPFPLLLSGSRGFPSAKKLECPANLGVPFVNFLCSMPLTFPSDFTSLSKNPGGGPGEVTISDLQFKCVGLYLCQTGNLILTLDNVHKNCCELGLEFEILLVYMPFNCFDDPQLFQYSINSTLKERNVSWWVFPFINWVSRSLSRLFHQVADDRLIILGPKCEYVELHGEVVVRHHGASAYPFSSQFLVNREVERLRAVTLESLLVYSSLDYVLWMGYGFTHRVPVTALQGKTVFLYLHCAKDHSCNCFDKVFSYCQMQAFDPNFDMAFVGLDASSIQDIGNSCEMPWLVYPWDPNHSDYVTRTIFGKGDKCSTPS, encoded by the coding sequence ATGGAGTTGACGCCTTTCCCTTTACTTCTGAGTGGCTCTCGTGGATTTCCCAGCGCGAAGAAACTGGAATGTCCCGCAAATCTTGGCGTTCCCTTCGTAAATTTTTTGTGCTCCATGCCCTTAACTTTCCCTAGCGATTTTACATCTCTCAGTAAGAATCCAGGAGGCGGCCCAGGAGAAGTGACAATTTCTGATCTTCAGTTTAAGTGTGTTGGTTTGTACCTGTGCCAAACGGGAAATTTGATACTTACACTCGATAATGTTCATAAAAATTGCTGTGAATTGGGCCTAGAGTTTGAGATTCTCCTGGTTTACATGCCTTTTAATTGCTTTGACGACCCTCAATTGTTCCAATACAGTATCAATTCTACTTTGAAAGAGCGAAATGTATCCTGGTGGGTGTTCCCCTTCATTAACTGGGTAAGCAGAAGTCTCTCGCGGCTATTTCACCAAGTTGCGGATGATCGGTTGATAATTTTAGGTCCCAAATGTGAGTATGTGGAACTTCATGGTGAAGTAGTTGTGCGCCACCACGGTGCAAGTGCATATCCCTTCTCTAGCCAGTTCCTGGTCAATAGGGAAGTGGAGAGGCTTAGGGCAGTAACCCTAGAGTCGTTGTTGGTTTACAGCTCACTTGATTATGTTCTCTGGATGGGTTATGGGTTTACTCATCGGGTTCCTGTCACAGCGCTTCAAGGCAAAACTGTTTTTCTCTATCTTCACTGTGCAAAGGACCACTCTTGCAATTGTTTCGATAAAGTCTTCTCTTATTGTCAAATGCAGGCATTTGATCCTAATTTTGATATGGCCTTTGTTGGCTTAGATGCATCATCTATCCAAGATATTGGAAATTCTTGTGAAATGCCATGGTTGGTATACCCTTGGGACCCTAATCACTCTGATTATGTGACAAGGACAATATTTGGAAAGGGTGACAAATGtagtactccctcctag